Proteins co-encoded in one Astyanax mexicanus isolate ESR-SI-001 chromosome 1, AstMex3_surface, whole genome shotgun sequence genomic window:
- the ccnb1 gene encoding G2/mitotic-specific cyclin-B1 isoform X2 — MALRVTRSTRLASSENQNAVAGKAVVASKPSLRPRNALGEIGNAVLPRQTLKKKDVKPAAPAVVEKVVEPVKQPKKEVPAVQNEVQLLSEPSSPVPMETSGCAPEDLCQAFSDVLLNIKDVDADDYDNPMLCSEYVKDIYKYLRQLEADQAVRPRYLEGREVTGNMRAILIDWLVQVQIKFRLLQETMYMTVAIIDRFLQDHPVPKKRLQLVGVTAMFIASKYEEMYPPEIADFAFVTDRAYTTAEIRDMEMTILRVLKFSFGRPLPLQFLRRASKIGEVTAEHHTLAKYFVELTMVDYDMVHFAPSQVASAAFALMLKVFNCGEWTPTLQFYMGYAEDSLIPVMQHIAKNVVKVNEGLSKHLAVKNKYSSQKQMRIASISQLKSSLVKDLAKQAS, encoded by the exons ATGGCTCTCCGCGTCACAAGA AGTACTCGCCTGGCCAGCAGCGAGAACCAGAATGCTGTTGCTGGAAAAGCAGTAGTTGCAAGCAAGCCTTCACTAAGGCCCAGAAATGCTCTTGGAGAGATTGGAAATGCAGTGCTGCCCCGACAGACCCTGAAGAAAAAG GATGTGAAGCCTGCTGCTCCTGCAGTGGTTGAGAAGGTGGTTGAGCCTGTTAAGCAGCCAAAGAAAGAAGTTCCTGCAGTTCAAAATGAGGTTCAG CTTTTGTCTGAGCCTTCCTCCCCTGTGCCTATGGAAACCTCTGGCTGTGCACCTGAGGATCTGTGCCAGGCTTTCTCTGATGTGCTGCTCAATATCAAAGATGTGGATGCTGATGACTACGACAATCCCATGCTCTGCAGTGAATATGTGAAGGACATCTACAAATACCTCCGGCAACTTGAG GCTGATCAGGCTGTCAGGCCAAGGTATCTGGAAGGAAGGGAAGTCACTGGGAACATGCGTGCCATCCTTATTGACTGGCTTGTCCAGGTCCAAATCAAGTTTAGGCTGCTGCAGGAGACCATGTACATGACTGTGGCAATCATTGACCGCTTTCTTCAG GATCATCCAGTTCCCAAGAAGAGACTCCAGCTGGTTGGTGTCACTGCCATGTTCATTGCTTCCAAGTATGAGGAAATGTACCCACCAGAGATTGCAGACTTTGCCTTTGTGACCGACCGTGCCTACACTACTGCTGAAATCCGGGACATGGAGATGACCATCCTGAGGGTTCTGAAGTTTAGCTTTGGTAGACCTCTGCCCCTTCAGTTCCTGAGGAGGGCTTCAAAAATTGGAGAG GTTACTGCAGAGCACCACACCTTGGCTAAATACTTTGTAGAACTCACCATGGTGGACTACGACATGGTGCACTTTGCTCCCTCGCAAGTTGCCAGTGCTGCTTTTGCCCTCATGCTTAAGGTCTTTAACTGTGGTGAATGG ACCCCAACTCTGCAGTTTTACATGGGCTATGCTGAGGACAGCCTGATTCCAGTGATGCAGCATATTGCCAAAAATGTGGTAAAGGTCAATGAAGGGCTCTCAAAACATCTG GCTGTTAAGAACAAATACTCCAGTCAGAAGCAGATGAGGATTGCCTCCATCTCACAGCTCAAGTCATCACTGGTCAAGGACCTTGCAAAGCAAGCTTCCTAG
- the ccnb1 gene encoding G2/mitotic-specific cyclin-B1 isoform X1: MALRVTRSTRLASSENQNAVAGKAVVASKPSLRPRNALGEIGNAVLPRQTLKKKQDVKPAAPAVVEKVVEPVKQPKKEVPAVQNEVQLLSEPSSPVPMETSGCAPEDLCQAFSDVLLNIKDVDADDYDNPMLCSEYVKDIYKYLRQLEADQAVRPRYLEGREVTGNMRAILIDWLVQVQIKFRLLQETMYMTVAIIDRFLQDHPVPKKRLQLVGVTAMFIASKYEEMYPPEIADFAFVTDRAYTTAEIRDMEMTILRVLKFSFGRPLPLQFLRRASKIGEVTAEHHTLAKYFVELTMVDYDMVHFAPSQVASAAFALMLKVFNCGEWTPTLQFYMGYAEDSLIPVMQHIAKNVVKVNEGLSKHLAVKNKYSSQKQMRIASISQLKSSLVKDLAKQAS, from the exons ATGGCTCTCCGCGTCACAAGA AGTACTCGCCTGGCCAGCAGCGAGAACCAGAATGCTGTTGCTGGAAAAGCAGTAGTTGCAAGCAAGCCTTCACTAAGGCCCAGAAATGCTCTTGGAGAGATTGGAAATGCAGTGCTGCCCCGACAGACCCTGAAGAAAAAG CAGGATGTGAAGCCTGCTGCTCCTGCAGTGGTTGAGAAGGTGGTTGAGCCTGTTAAGCAGCCAAAGAAAGAAGTTCCTGCAGTTCAAAATGAGGTTCAG CTTTTGTCTGAGCCTTCCTCCCCTGTGCCTATGGAAACCTCTGGCTGTGCACCTGAGGATCTGTGCCAGGCTTTCTCTGATGTGCTGCTCAATATCAAAGATGTGGATGCTGATGACTACGACAATCCCATGCTCTGCAGTGAATATGTGAAGGACATCTACAAATACCTCCGGCAACTTGAG GCTGATCAGGCTGTCAGGCCAAGGTATCTGGAAGGAAGGGAAGTCACTGGGAACATGCGTGCCATCCTTATTGACTGGCTTGTCCAGGTCCAAATCAAGTTTAGGCTGCTGCAGGAGACCATGTACATGACTGTGGCAATCATTGACCGCTTTCTTCAG GATCATCCAGTTCCCAAGAAGAGACTCCAGCTGGTTGGTGTCACTGCCATGTTCATTGCTTCCAAGTATGAGGAAATGTACCCACCAGAGATTGCAGACTTTGCCTTTGTGACCGACCGTGCCTACACTACTGCTGAAATCCGGGACATGGAGATGACCATCCTGAGGGTTCTGAAGTTTAGCTTTGGTAGACCTCTGCCCCTTCAGTTCCTGAGGAGGGCTTCAAAAATTGGAGAG GTTACTGCAGAGCACCACACCTTGGCTAAATACTTTGTAGAACTCACCATGGTGGACTACGACATGGTGCACTTTGCTCCCTCGCAAGTTGCCAGTGCTGCTTTTGCCCTCATGCTTAAGGTCTTTAACTGTGGTGAATGG ACCCCAACTCTGCAGTTTTACATGGGCTATGCTGAGGACAGCCTGATTCCAGTGATGCAGCATATTGCCAAAAATGTGGTAAAGGTCAATGAAGGGCTCTCAAAACATCTG GCTGTTAAGAACAAATACTCCAGTCAGAAGCAGATGAGGATTGCCTCCATCTCACAGCTCAAGTCATCACTGGTCAAGGACCTTGCAAAGCAAGCTTCCTAG